A region of Panicum virgatum strain AP13 chromosome 8N, P.virgatum_v5, whole genome shotgun sequence DNA encodes the following proteins:
- the LOC120684481 gene encoding uncharacterized protein LOC120684481 → MAGPSGGEDKGDGEKDILLSFFCNECGILLRDVAEIFDHHEITAHEGTFSSMRDQHDLKCDMCKEQFSLRSESDKHMSKHAEHRTFTLIDYDPAEFQTPPRLISKGGGTSVPRKLIKKKPSKKNTDLTPRPFDFDDYYTEDEEKLDDVLSEKEDDYYDDSEQESLSEEDDYEDPKDPDFDPELESDVSDDVDKSFYHDISGFFARATISEFELSDGSIYPDDASPEFDTLRTLKKFGIDIKERKKLRKDFVIAEGVLHEVALRRVKRVQALFEKRGYFVSAKRRTEGKEAYVFNEALGQLCRASFGGSRCGEAKGRRMKVILDVIANIL, encoded by the exons ATGGCAGGGCCATCGGGTGGGGAGGATAAAGGGGATGGAGAAAAG GACATTCtgttatctttcttttgtaatGAGTGTGGCATCCTATTGAGGGATGTCGCCGAAATCTTTGATCATCATGAAATCACCGCACATGAGGGAACATTTTCGTCTATGAGAGATCAACATGACCTCAAGTGTGATATGTGTAAAGAACAATTCTCTTTGCGCAGT GAATCAGATAAGCACATGAGCAAACATGCAGAACATCGTACATTCACCCTGATAGATTATGATCCAGCGGAGTTTCAAACACCTCCACGATTGATATCAAAGGGGGGAGGGACTTCAGTGCCTAGGAAGCTGATAAAGAAGAAGCCTTCCAAGAAAAATACTGATTTGACACCTAGACCCTTTGATTTTG ATGATTACTACACTGAAGATGAAGAAAAACTAGATGATGTCTTGTCTGAAAAAGAAGATGATTATTATGATGATTCTGAGCAGGAGTCCTTGTCTGAAGAAGATGATTACGAAGATCCAAAAGATCCCGACTTTGATCCAGAACTAGAGTCTGATGTGTCTGATGATGTGGATAAATCATTCTACCATGACATCTCTGGTTTCTTCGCTCGTGCCACAATTAGTGAGTTTGAATTGAGTGATGGATCTATCTACCCGGATGATGCAAG CCCTGAGTTCGACACTTTACGAACTTTAAAGAAGTTCGGGATCGATATTAAGGAGAGGAAGAAACTCAGGAAAGACTTCGTAATTGCTGAAGGGGTCCTACATGAGGTGGCACTGAGGAGGGTGAAAAGAGTACAAGCACTGTTTGAAAAACGAGGATATTTCGTCTCAGCAAAGAGGAGGACAGAAGGAAAAGAAGCTTATGTTTTTAATGAGGCTTTAGGCCAATTGTGCCGCGCCAGTTTCGGTGGTTCCAGATGTGGTGAAGCAAAAGGTAGAAGGATGAAAGTTATCCTGGATGTTATTGCAAATATTCTGTAG